In a genomic window of Hyphomonas sp.:
- a CDS encoding DNA gyrase inhibitor YacG, whose amino-acid sequence MSKPMPSGSRQPKCAQCRKKPVSAQYRPFCSKRCADVDLNKWLTDGYSIPGAPVDLADDVPGQEMSEDD is encoded by the coding sequence ATGAGCAAGCCCATGCCCTCCGGATCCCGCCAGCCCAAATGTGCCCAATGCCGCAAGAAACCGGTATCGGCCCAATACCGGCCCTTCTGTTCGAAACGCTGCGCAGATGTCGATCTGAACAAATGGCTGACGGACGGCTACAGCATTCCCGGCGCCCCGGTGGACCTGGCCGATGACGTGCCCGGCCAAGAGATGTCAGAAGATGACTGA
- a CDS encoding ribonuclease E/G — protein sequence MSEARSDKLARVTLGEAPVTPPFADGWASAEVEEVAPGDDRVEAAFDEAVSPSVVVPNGGRLRIERTQALIAADIDSAGRRGVGSAASRALQLNRDASAELVRQIGLRKLGGLVVLDCVAPLNAGSRKTLQDFTKTRFAEAGFPTATVLAPSQLGLMEISLPWRETPLSEIILDQSGTWSGESLCLAGMRHLERAAIRQPMDRLVLDLPTRALAWLDGAGAPLKGLLAERYGGRLSYAASTRDAPIVYQAS from the coding sequence GTGTCGGAGGCCCGGTCCGACAAGCTGGCGCGGGTGACGCTCGGAGAAGCGCCCGTGACGCCCCCTTTCGCCGATGGGTGGGCTTCTGCAGAAGTCGAAGAGGTTGCGCCGGGAGACGACCGGGTCGAAGCCGCCTTTGACGAAGCGGTTTCACCCAGCGTCGTCGTTCCGAATGGCGGCCGGCTGCGGATCGAGCGCACACAGGCGCTGATTGCGGCAGACATCGATTCCGCCGGACGCCGGGGCGTCGGCAGCGCGGCCAGCCGTGCCCTGCAGCTCAACCGGGATGCGAGCGCGGAACTGGTCCGCCAGATCGGGCTACGCAAGCTGGGCGGTCTGGTGGTGCTGGATTGCGTGGCCCCCCTGAATGCCGGGTCCCGCAAGACGCTTCAGGATTTCACGAAGACGCGCTTTGCCGAAGCCGGCTTCCCGACAGCGACCGTGCTGGCCCCGTCCCAGCTCGGCCTGATGGAGATTTCGTTGCCCTGGCGCGAAACCCCGCTGTCCGAGATCATCCTGGACCAGAGCGGGACCTGGTCAGGCGAATCGCTTTGCCTGGCCGGCATGCGCCACCTGGAACGGGCCGCAATTCGCCAGCCCATGGACCGCCTGGTGCTCGACCTGCCGACGCGCGCGCTGGCCTGGCTCGACGGGGCGGGCGCCCCGCTCAAGGGCCTGCTGGCGGAACGGTATGGCGGACGGCTGTCATATGCGGCCTCGACGCGCGACGCACCGATCGTATATCAGGCCTCATGA
- the pgi gene encoding glucose-6-phosphate isomerase: MTADLSAHAARVAKASLKELADARAGNAPLRAAGWSIDLSRHYLDAEADAALLAFGEATGLNAAAQNLFGGEIVNPSEQRPALHWALRAPQALSGEAETVRQSVLPALAFARDVASGAVTGSTGQAFNAVLHIGIGGSDFGPRLIADAFEDKASGKIDLRFCANVDPFDLDRALAGLDPARTLVIGVSKSFGTEETLYNLGRARKWLEASVGDSSQQHLALVTANPDRAKAWLDGREAHVFDMPLSVGGRFSLWSAASLACMIYLGADVFESILKGAADMDAHVRTATLEDNAAMRLALMDYWNATVRGERMRVLLAYSNRLRLLPTYLQQLEMESNGKTVGPNGQPVPGTTAPALWGGEGSVGQHSYHQWLHQGSQDVPCEFILSPDRDRDASGVTALTAHALAQAEVLANGRSLDDVRSEEPDLPDDVARQKVHAGGRASTFLAHAKFGPEAFGALVALYEHRTYFAGHLWQLNPFDQWGVERGKTMASRLKPAVEGSARADDAVTAALIAMISGG; this comes from the coding sequence ATGACCGCTGACCTGTCGGCCCATGCCGCACGCGTGGCCAAGGCTTCGCTGAAGGAGCTCGCGGATGCGCGGGCCGGGAACGCGCCACTCCGGGCAGCCGGATGGTCGATCGACCTGTCGCGGCACTATCTGGATGCCGAAGCCGATGCGGCGCTGCTGGCCTTTGGAGAGGCTACAGGTCTCAACGCTGCGGCGCAGAACCTGTTTGGTGGCGAGATCGTGAACCCGTCCGAGCAGCGCCCCGCCCTGCACTGGGCATTGCGCGCGCCGCAAGCCCTGTCCGGAGAAGCCGAAACGGTTCGTCAGAGCGTCCTTCCCGCGCTCGCCTTTGCACGCGACGTCGCCTCCGGCGCCGTCACAGGGTCGACAGGACAGGCATTCAACGCTGTGCTGCACATCGGGATTGGCGGATCCGACTTCGGCCCGCGCCTGATTGCCGATGCGTTTGAAGACAAGGCATCGGGCAAGATCGACCTGCGCTTCTGTGCCAATGTCGATCCCTTCGACTTGGACCGCGCGCTGGCAGGGCTCGACCCGGCCCGCACGCTGGTGATCGGAGTCTCGAAATCCTTCGGTACCGAGGAGACGCTGTACAATCTGGGGCGTGCCCGCAAATGGCTGGAGGCCTCGGTGGGTGACAGCTCCCAGCAGCATCTGGCGCTGGTGACCGCCAATCCGGATCGCGCGAAAGCCTGGCTGGACGGCCGCGAAGCCCATGTGTTCGATATGCCGCTCTCGGTGGGCGGCCGTTTCTCGCTCTGGTCCGCCGCGTCCCTGGCCTGCATGATCTATCTCGGGGCCGATGTCTTCGAGTCGATCCTGAAAGGTGCCGCCGACATGGATGCGCATGTGCGCACCGCAACGCTGGAAGACAATGCGGCGATGCGGCTGGCCCTGATGGATTACTGGAATGCGACGGTGCGCGGCGAAAGGATGCGCGTTCTGCTCGCCTATTCAAACCGGTTGAGACTGTTGCCGACCTATCTGCAGCAGCTGGAGATGGAATCCAACGGCAAGACGGTCGGCCCGAACGGCCAGCCCGTACCCGGTACGACGGCGCCGGCACTCTGGGGCGGCGAAGGCTCGGTGGGCCAGCATTCCTATCACCAATGGCTGCACCAGGGGTCTCAGGACGTCCCATGCGAGTTCATCCTGTCCCCGGACCGGGACCGGGATGCGTCAGGCGTGACCGCCCTGACCGCACATGCGCTCGCCCAGGCCGAAGTGCTCGCCAATGGCCGCAGCCTCGACGATGTCCGGAGCGAAGAACCGGACTTGCCGGACGACGTCGCCCGGCAGAAGGTCCATGCAGGCGGACGGGCCTCCACTTTCCTGGCACATGCTAAGTTCGGCCCCGAGGCGTTCGGAGCGCTTGTGGCGCTGTATGAACACCGCACCTATTTCGCCGGTCATCTGTGGCAACTGAACCCGTTCGACCAGTGGGGCGTTGAGCGCGGCAAGACGATGGCGTCGCGGCTCAAACCGGCCGTCGAAGGCAGCGCCCGGGCGGACGATGCGGTCACCGCCGCCCTGATCGCGATGATATCCGGAGGCTGA